One Aegilops tauschii subsp. strangulata cultivar AL8/78 chromosome 7, Aet v6.0, whole genome shotgun sequence genomic window carries:
- the LOC109746797 gene encoding uncharacterized protein, giving the protein MTGAQVEAALNRKNVEVLQDEEEHVATGTVLPHRHETIGGALDGGEEASWVPDQDTGVFVPADADADADDHCGGAHPAPPHLYGGVGRLASVLDQAVFVREEEMEDVERPAMDLTDVNSGSNNC; this is encoded by the coding sequence atgaCCGGGGCGCAGGTGGAGGCCGCGCTGAACCGCAAGAACGTCGAGGTGCTCCAGGACGAGGAGGAGCACGTTGCCACGGGCACCGTGCTGCCACATCGCCACGAGACCATCGGCGGCGCGCTGGATGGCGGCGAGGAAGCGTCGTGGGTGCCCGACCAAGACACGGGCGTCTTCGTCCccgccgatgccgacgccgacgcTGATGACCACTGCGGGGGCGCGCATCCGGCCCCACCGCACCTGTACGGAGGCGTGGGCAGGCTGGCTTCGGTACTGGACCAGGCGGTGTTCGTCCGGGAGGAGGAGATGGAGGACGTGGAGAGGCCCGCCATGGACCTGACCGATGTCAACAGCGGCAGCAATAACTGCTAA